Below is a genomic region from Coffea eugenioides isolate CCC68of unplaced genomic scaffold, Ceug_1.0 ScVebR1_1205;HRSCAF=2021, whole genome shotgun sequence.
GTATCAAAGTGAATCTCGCGTGGTTTCGGTGTGACTTTGGGATCAACTTTGAGATTCGAGTTGTGACAGTTGATATTAGAATAAATATGGTGTGAGGTGAGTCTTGGCCAGCGGATTATAGTTCTTTCTACACAAGAAAGTGCAAGGGGCTAAGTGCCCCGTTCGTCGGGGACCACCACTAGTCCCGCATCCCACATCGGTAAAAGCAAGAGGAAAGGAATTATTTAAAGGCTTAGGTCTAATGGCTACATAATAAATTGCTTGGGTCAGCTCAAAAGGTTTAAAGGCTTATGTCCAATGGCAAAGGTTTAAAGGTATAGATCCAATGGCTACATAGTAAATTGCTTGGGTCAACCCGAAAAGTTTAAAAGCTTAGGTCCAATGGTTGTATAGTATTGGATCAACCCTTGGACCGAGCGTGGTCTCTATTTCGGGTGAGTTTGAACCAGTGGATTATGGTTCTTCCTATATAAGAAAGTGCAAGGGGCTAAGTATCACGTGCGATGGGAACCACCTCTAGTCCCGCATCCCACATCGGTAAAAGCAAGAggttaaaaaaaagaatgacaAAGGTCTCCCACATCGGTAAAAGCAAGAggttaaaaaaatgaatgacaaaaggTCCAATGGTTACATAGTAATTTGCTTGGATCAGTCCTTGGTCACGACCCACCTCTTAGATTCGGGTCGTGACAGGTTAGATGGAAAGGATTTAAGTTTTTACTTTCAATGAACTCTCAGATATTCTTCCTATAATTGGGTGCATTTACAGATTCCCCAGCAAGAAAAACAATAACAAAAGGACAAAAAACGGCAAATGGTTGATTCAGGCTGGATAGGATGGAGAGAAGTTTCTACTGAACTTTTTCTCACATCTGCTAGATAACTGTTTTGAGTGGCTCTCTGGTACCTCTTTTTCCAGGTTCGTGATGGATACGGCTTTCTGTACAGTCAAGCAGATATTTGTTTAGTTGTTCATTTACTTATCACTATAATATTCTTTTCTGATATTGTAGAAAATCTCCAGATTCAGGAAGTACAAGGGAGTTGTCCtgcaagaaaaaagagagagcatGGAAGAGGCGCTGCTGCCAGAAAATGATAAGGAGACAGGATCAACAAGGGTGGCAACTTGGAAGATTTATGTGGAAGAGTTGAAAAGGGTAAATGGCATAGCACTTCCGATGATGGTAGCAGCTGTGGGACAATATCTCTTGAGAGTTTCTCCAATCTTTATGTTAGGCCACCTTGGCCAACTCCAACTCTCTGGTGCCTCCATTGCCACATCTTTTTCCAATGTTACTGGCTTCAGTGTTCTTGTAAGTCCTTTCCCATAATAGATAATACCCCGAAATGTTCATCTGATACATGCTGTTGAGATTATCATTCAATTATCCACAAAATTATAGTCAGTCAAATCTTCGTCTAGGACTAGAATATATACTCTGAGATGCATATGCTATATTTTCGATAACCAAAGCAAGGGAAAATTAATTAATATGAGAAAATGTAGTGTACTAGGGAACTGTTTGATAAAAATCCACCCTACAAGAACTGTGTCTCACAGAAATTGGCTattcttccttcttcttttttttttttttttgtcaactaTCACCATCTACTCTACTTCTACTCCTACACTTGCCTATTCTAGGGGGAAATCCAACCAGATCAATTGAAGAACCGACGGGGATTGAATTACCATCGGACTATGTGGGTGCACTGTACACCCGTATAGATTTGGAAAAACCACATATACCGATAAAACGATGGGAGACAAGATTTGAACCCTTAACCTCCCACCCTACCAAGAAATTGGCTCTTCTTGACTCTGCACTATTTATGTAGAATGCCCAATGCGGACCAGGGTCTATAACACCAGATCCAATCATACATAAATTATTAGGTGGTGCTGAACTTGTACCACTAAGTTATCACAGGTATGACTCACTATCATTACTTAGTGAGGCACTTATGCATGCCACATGGTGCACATATAGTGTGTCATGCCTTCTCACTGTTCTACTAGAAAGGTTGAAGTAGTCAAATTAGATAAATTGTTGAACACACGTAACATAGCGTTCTGAATAGTTACTTGCAGAAAATACAAGAGAAATGGCGTATTCATAGTAGAATTGtcattgtgatttaaaaaaatcTAGTAACATTAACAATGATGACGATGATGATGAATACTTACACTGCACATTACAAAGCTTGATTCCACTTATAACCTGTGATTATACTAATTAAATTCACTATCAACTAGATATGTGCTCTTGAAATATGTTTattaagaaatgaaacaaattaaCTACGTTGCAGTTTGGGATGTCAAGTGCACTGGAGACCTTGTGTGGTCAGGCTTTTGGAGCAGAACAATACCAGAGACTTGGAACCTATACTTATGGGGCCATCATATGTCTCTTTATAGTTTGTATACCAATATCCCTTCTGTGGATCTTCACTGACAAGCTGTTAATACTCACTGGCCAAGATCCTGTAATTGCAACTGAGGCTGGCAAATACTTGATCTGGCTCATACCTACACTATTCCCTTATGTCATTCTCCAGTCACTTGGTTGCTTTCTCCAGACTCAGAGTTTAGTCTTTCCAATGCTGCTTAGTACAGTTGCATCGGTATCCTTACAACTACCTCTTTGTTGGGTTCTTGTATTCAAGTTGAAGCTTGGGAATGCTGGAGCAGCTTTGTCAATTGGTATATCATATTGGTTAAACGCCATCTTGCTTGTGCTGTATGTGAAGTATTCTTCTTCCTGTAAAAAAACTCGTGTTCCTTTCTCAATGGATGCTTTTCAAACAATGGGGGGATTCTTCCGTTTTGCTATCCCTTCCGCTGTAATGATTTGGTAAGTTTTAATCCTTAAGCCTCTCCTATTGTCCAGATATTTCTTGTCCTCTGGTTCTTTACTATCTGTTAATCTTCCTGATGATGGTAGTTTGGAGTGGTGGGCATTTGAGATAGTTGTGTTGCTGTCTGGCCTGTCACCAAATCCTAAGCTAGAGACCTCTGTGCTATCTATATGGTAAGCTTATTTGTCAGCACTTTCATACTGCGATTAGAACCTGAAAACTAATTCTTACTGATTCTGTATTTCCCTTGAGCAGCTTAACCATTACTTCACTGCACTACCTCATACCGTACTCTTTTAGTGTTGCTGCAAGGTTTGCCCTTATACTAAGATGCATTGATAAATTGAATATGGTGTTTTTACTTATACAACGGAAAAGTGTTATGATTTCATGCAAAGTAAGATTTGTCTAAAAAGAatatcttttgtattgtatagtACACGGATATCAAATGAGCTAGGAGCTGGGAATCCAGTGGCAGCAAGAATTGCTCTTTGTACGGTACTATTAGAATCTGTATCAGAATTTTTTCTGGCAAGCATAACTTTATATGTCTGCCGTTCCATACTTGGATATGCCTTCAGCGACGAGAAAGAAGTTATTGACTATGTCAAACGCATGACTTATCTTCTATGCATTTCCATCATCATGGATGGCACACAAGCAGTATTATCAGGTATTTTGCTGTCTTGGCTTTAAGCTTTCTTAATCTTTTGACTAGTTGGAAAGACATCCGAGGTGGTATTGCAATTTGGAAAGAACTAACATTATACATATAATGTAAATCTCCCTGACATCATTCAGCAAAGGAAATAGAGTTTGACTTGCAAAATTCATCTCGCTCGTAGTCTTTACTCTTTATCCAGAGTAATTTGGCAGCATAGTTTGAGCCCTGAGAACCTGATATATAATGCATCCCATGTGGACTGAAAATGATAATGGTCCTCTTTGGTCAGGCATAAGTATTGACAGATATACACGTATGACCATGAAGATGGAACAAAGAAAATTGAAGTTGTCAAGAACACAATAATCATATCACTGAAGCTAATGAAACGTTCTGAACTGATAAACTTTTTTCACCGGATTGTCTGCTTTCTATTAGCTTAAGGTCTGATTTCATGTTGGCTGATATATAAACAGAATTTCTTCACTATAAAACATATGAATGTTCCATAGGCAAAAAATCCACCATTTTTCGAATTCAGAACTTTAAACGGTAAGCTCAGGACATCATAGAAGAATGTCAAAGTAGGCAAGACATTGAACCTTTATTTCCTATCATCTTCTAAGCCAATGCCATCTTTTGGCACCAGGGGTAGCAAGAGGAAGTGGATGGCAGCACTTAGGAGCTTATGTAAATCTTGGGGCATATTATCTGGTTGGAATTCCGGTGGCTTTAATCCTGGGATTTGCACTGCATTTAAGAGGAATGGGTCTCTGGAATGGACTGGTCGCTGGAGCCACGGTGCAAAGTCTTCTCTTGTCCATCATCACAGGCCTGACAAACTGGGAAAATCAGGTTGGAATTTTCTTTCACATTATTTCACTTCAGTTAATTCTAGAACGCAATTCGTTAGTGATTAGTAAAATCTTGTTGTACTACTACTAAATCAGCTAGCTGCCTGACTTTTACTCGTGTGGATTGATATATCTGTTACAGGTAATTGAAGCTAGACGCAGAATATATGAAGGGGAAGAAGAAAAGGCCACTCCAGTGTGAGACCGTGAGTCAATTGGATGGAAAAACTAGCAATTGCAGGGCACAAATGAGCTTTTTCATGTGCTTGAACTGCACTAAAGTACAACTCTTCAAATGATAACGTAATGTCGAGAAAGTTTAATTGCATAATTCAAAGATATGCTATAATTCATTAGTGCCTTTCAATTAACTGCATTCATTCTTTGCAGTTAATGAAATATTTGGTAAGTATTAATAAGTAAGATAAAGATGATTAAAAGGTTTTGGTCTAGTGGTAAAAGTTAAATTTACTCCCTTCtagaaaaaactaaaaaaaaaaaaagatttggatGATAACATGAGTTAATTTAATAGTGAAAGCGTCGAAACTCGTTTTGGTCAGTCGAAACTCGTTTTCCTCCATGGCAATATTTTTGTTGCACTTTGCCTCCTGTTATTAAGTCACACCTAGCTTTTACAGATAAACTCTATAAAGTTTCATTTTTACCTTATCTccattttcctcttttcttctttttcctgcCCAACTTTTTCATGTCACCCATTTCTAATGATATTCATTTGTTTTAGAAAATCATGAATTgagttcccaaaaaaaaaaaatctaatcatATTAAGTAAATTCAAAACCTTGCTATTGTTAAACATATTCTTTCTAAAATTGTGAAATCAATAAATGGAGGTACGACACAACTTTTGGTAAGATATCTCTTTTGCACGTGTCATGGAAATTTGAAtatttcaatcgaaaattttGTTGTAAAACTTGGATGGTATTCTTTTTTTGCTAATTATTTTATGACTTTTTAATGTATGAAATGATTTGATTTTAgattataaaatatatttcaagagCATGTGATTTTCTCAAGTGGTTGGATTCCATTTGTAAGGAGTACGAACATCATCccgaaataaaaaaaaaatgaattctcCAAACTTTAGTCGGAGGAGTCGGAAGGGGGGTGGGTGGGCATTGCTCTTTCCTTGTGTTTGAACTTTGAAGGTCAATACAGTGAAAGCAGGCTTGGCAGTTGGTGCGGTCTGAGACTAAGAGCTTCCATTATCACATTTTGGAGGGGCCAATGTTCAAGCTTTTAAACCATTTTATAACATTCTTCCAAATCGTGGTAATCTTTTTAGTGTTTGTTAATGTCCACCTTTGGCACTAAACCATTTTATAAGATTCTTCCAAATCGTGGTAATCTTTTTAGTGTTTGTTAATGTCCACCTTTGGCACTAAAGCAATTCCTTGCTTGTCATTTCCTCCaagcttttcttttgttgagtgGTACATTACCAATTTGGCATTTCGCATACACGAAATTCTGATGCTATATGTGGATGATTTACTTGATACAGCACTCTCATAAGAATTTTTTTCTGTGCCTGTCCAAAAATGGCAAGCTCAAGAATCAACGAGGATAGGAGCAACCGATCTGCTGCTTATAGAGCAGTCttagagggaaaaaaacagtCAGTAGAAACCTTTCGCAGTTTCTGGAGGGAAGAAGGTGTGAAACCACTTGATAAACGTGGTGATACTGTTCTCCATTTTCTGGCCGTTTACGGAAATGTGGATGCCTTCAGATTACTTCTCCAGGATGGTCTTGTGAC
It encodes:
- the LOC113755111 gene encoding protein DETOXIFICATION 14-like isoform X1, whose product is MEEALLPENDKETGSTRVATWKIYVEELKRVNGIALPMMVAAVGQYLLRVSPIFMLGHLGQLQLSGASIATSFSNVTGFSVLFGMSSALETLCGQAFGAEQYQRLGTYTYGAIICLFIVCIPISLLWIFTDKLLILTGQDPVIATEAGKYLIWLIPTLFPYVILQSLGCFLQTQSLVFPMLLSTVASVSLQLPLCWVLVFKLKLGNAGAALSIGISYWLNAILLVLYVKYSSSCKKTRVPFSMDAFQTMGGFFRFAIPSAVMICLEWWAFEIVVLLSGLSPNPKLETSVLSICLTITSLHYLIPYSFSVAASTRISNELGAGNPVAARIALCTVLLESVSEFFLASITLYVCRSILGYAFSDEKEVIDYVKRMTYLLCISIIMDGTQAVLSGVARGSGWQHLGAYVNLGAYYLVGIPVALILGFALHLRGMGLWNGLVAGATVQSLLLSIITGLTNWENQVIEARRRIYEGEEEKATPV
- the LOC113755111 gene encoding protein DETOXIFICATION 14-like isoform X2 — protein: MSSALETLCGQAFGAEQYQRLGTYTYGAIICLFIVCIPISLLWIFTDKLLILTGQDPVIATEAGKYLIWLIPTLFPYVILQSLGCFLQTQSLVFPMLLSTVASVSLQLPLCWVLVFKLKLGNAGAALSIGISYWLNAILLVLYVKYSSSCKKTRVPFSMDAFQTMGGFFRFAIPSAVMICLEWWAFEIVVLLSGLSPNPKLETSVLSICLTITSLHYLIPYSFSVAASTRISNELGAGNPVAARIALCTVLLESVSEFFLASITLYVCRSILGYAFSDEKEVIDYVKRMTYLLCISIIMDGTQAVLSGVARGSGWQHLGAYVNLGAYYLVGIPVALILGFALHLRGMGLWNGLVAGATVQSLLLSIITGLTNWENQVIEARRRIYEGEEEKATPV